Proteins found in one Oncorhynchus mykiss isolate Arlee chromosome 17, USDA_OmykA_1.1, whole genome shotgun sequence genomic segment:
- the LOC110485670 gene encoding nuclear factor interleukin-3-regulated protein — MSLAITRSHQGYPSMKYHTRPTSSVLQDLSGGPSHLLGLEGLDPRPLSEAMSFTDEAVSILTSSSQLARSLLGCTSALKRKESLAATANHTNANAISNNDGEDDFDDSNSALRRKREFTPDEKKDDGYWDKRKKNNEAAKRSREKRRANDMVLETRVLGLLEENARLRAELLAFKFRFGLVKDTSDIAIMPLSMPPPKHLEPRYYLPHDDGSYPHNTPATTSHHHPHHSSSYEVRGTGLPAGRDVGSSISEDSGFSPGSSNVGSPVFFDDGLGDHSRTSPRTVEEQGRYEPRTSLEAEGQYHGRQDSSLPHKLRFKTPGGGSEGGEIPARSPNSKRPFPVATVGPNIQKSQAGWYSHRGEGQAAWPSEEARAGHDQQHHYSPSGGSAHSPTTTTDSQYVAENGTLKSQLSSLSQEVAQLKKLFSQQLLSKLV; from the coding sequence ATGAGTTTGGCAATTACCCGATCACACCAGGGCTATCCAAGCATGAAATACCATACTAGACCCACCAGTAGCGTCCTCCAGGATTTGTCTGGTGGTCCCTCCCATCTGTTGGGACTGGAAGGCCTGGACCCGAGGCCTCTGAGCGAGGCAATGTCCTTCACTGACGAGGCGGTCTCCATCCTGACTTCCAGCAGCCAGCTAGCCCGTTCCCTCCTGGGCTGCACCTCTGCCCTGAAGCGGAAAGAAAGCCTAGCCGCCACCGCTAACCATACTAACGCTAATGCTATCTCTAACAATGACGGTGAGGATGACTTTGACGATAGCAACAGTGCTCTGCGCCGCAAACGCGAGTTCACTCCCGACGAGAAGAAGGATGACGGCTACTGGGATAAGAGGAAGAAGAACAACGAGGCGGCGAAACGGTCGCGTGAGAAACGACGTGCCAATGACATGGTCCTGGAGACGAGGGTTCTGGGGTTGTTGGAGGAGAACGCCCGACTAAGGGCCGAACTCCTGGCCTTCAAGTTCCGCTTTGGCCTAGTCAAGGACACCTCCGACATAGCCATAATGCCGCTGTCCATGCCTCCACCCAAACATCTTGAACCGAGGTACTACCTACCCCACGATGATGGTTCCTACCCCCATAACACCCCCGCCACCACCtcccaccaccatccccaccactCATCCTCATACGAGGTGAGGGGAACTGGGCTGCCAGCAGGGCGTGACGTGGGCAGTAGTATATCCGAGGACTCTGGTTTCTCCCCTGGAAGCTCCAACGTCGGCAGCCCTGTGTTCTTTGACGATGGACTAGGGGACCACAGCCGAACATCCCCCAGAACGGTAGAGGAACAGGGGCGTTATGAGCCTCGCACCTCCCTGGAGGCAGAAGGACAGTACCACGGCAGGCAGGACTCTAGCCTACCACACAAACTCCGCTTCAAAACCCCCGGTGGAGGTAGCGAAGGTGGGGAGATACCAGCAAGGTCCCCTAATAGTAAACGCCCTTTCCCCGTAGCTACAGTCGGACCAAACATCCAGAAGAGCCAGGCTGGATGGTACAGTCATAGGGGAGAGGGCCAGGCTGCGTGGCCCAGTGAGGAGGCCCGTGCTGGGCATGATCAGCAGCACCACTACTCCCCCTCTGGAGGGTCTGCACACAGCCCCACCACTACCACAGACTCCCAGTATGTGGCGGAGAATGGCACCCTCAAATCCCAGCTCAGCTCTCTATCGCAGGAGGTGGCCCAGCTCAAGAAGCTGTTCTCTCAGCAGCTGCTCTCCAAACTGGTCTGA